Genomic DNA from Pelosinus sp. IPA-1:
ATTCATATCATAAACCAAATTATTTTCCATGAAGAGCATAAATCAAAAAAATTCTTGGGGATCGCTATCGCATTTCCGGGTATGCTGCAGGGGCAGGAAGGCACAGTAAAGAGAGCGGTTAATTTAGGTAAAGAATGGAAAGGATTTCCCTTAAAATCGATATTAGAAAACCAATTTGCTATGCCCGTATTTATTGAGACAAATTCGAAGGTAGCGGCTTTGGGGGAAAAATGGTTCGGTGGTGGCACCAGTTGTGAAAATCTGATATATATAAACATGGGAGAAGGAATTAGTGCAGGCATAATTATGGGCGAATGTATTGTACAAGGGTCTCAAGGTTATGCTGGGCAAATCGGCCACACAGTCATGATTGAGCAGGGAGCATTGTGTAATTGTGGCAATCGTGGTTGTCTTGAAACCATATGCGGTATTCCTGCTATCTTGCGAAAGGTAAATACGGAGTTACCTTTTATTACTGGCGAAGATGCCTTAAAGAAGTATTTGGGCAGCGGAAAAGAGATTGGAATCAATGACATACTGGAAGTTGCTCTTAGAGAAGAATCTTATGCAAGAGAAGTGTTACGACAGGCTAGTCGGTATGTAGCGTTAGCAACTTCTCACATGATTAATCTTTATAATCCGGATGCAGTTTTTATCGGTGGAAAATTAGCTATGGTAGCCGAATTCTTTAGAGAAGAATTTCGTGAAGTGATCGCATCTCATACTTTTTCAGAAGTTGAAGATGCAACTGCTATTGTTATCTCGAAACTAGGTGCAGATTCAGGCGTGATAGGAGCATGCGCCCTCGCTCTTAAAAAGATATTAAAAACACCTAACACGGAGATATTTGATGAGATAGTAGATGATAGAGAGCAAAAGTATA
This window encodes:
- a CDS encoding ROK family transcriptional regulator, translating into MKSPGNSKYVKKLNRMTIVNIIKENELISRQQIAELTGLTPPAITGIIRELIDTGFVKEVGLGESQGGRRPVSLQFNSEAGYVIGIEITSQEITVALADLKNMPTSIERMKVAMKDPNAAVKELIHIINQIIFHEEHKSKKFLGIAIAFPGMLQGQEGTVKRAVNLGKEWKGFPLKSILENQFAMPVFIETNSKVAALGEKWFGGGTSCENLIYINMGEGISAGIIMGECIVQGSQGYAGQIGHTVMIEQGALCNCGNRGCLETICGIPAILRKVNTELPFITGEDALKKYLGSGKEIGINDILEVALREESYAREVLRQASRYVALATSHMINLYNPDAVFIGGKLAMVAEFFREEFREVIASHTFSEVEDATAIVISKLGADSGVIGACALALKKILKTPNTEIFDEIVDDREQKYKG